The proteins below come from a single Quercus lobata isolate SW786 unplaced genomic scaffold, ValleyOak3.0 Primary Assembly Scq3eQI_215, whole genome shotgun sequence genomic window:
- the LOC115973590 gene encoding putative pentatricopeptide repeat-containing protein At1g12700, mitochondrial, which produces MTLFLEMEDKRLDCDIVIYNILIDGFCNIGELTTAREIFSGLPTKRLQPNVQTYNIMIEGFCKNGLVDEASELLEKMDSNGCSPNERTYNTIIQGLLQHSETSKATKYLKIMVDKCFSTNATTATMFIDLLLSNQVDENIRELLPKFG; this is translated from the coding sequence ATGACATTGTTTCTGGAGATGGAAGACAAAAGGCTGGACTGTGATATTGTGATATATAACATCTTGATTGATGGTTTCTGCAATATTGGGGAACTTACGACTGCAAGAGAAATCTTTAGTGGTCTTCCTACAAAAAGATTGCAACCTAATGTCCAAACTTACAATATAATGATCGAAGGATTTTGCAAGAATGGACTAGTTGATGAAGCGAGTGAGCTGCTTGAGAAAATGGATAGCAACGGTTGTTCACCTAATGAGCGCACGTATAACACAATAATTCAAGGGTTATTGCAACATAGTGAGACATCAAAGGCAAcaaaatatctcaaaataatGGTTGACAAATGTTTTTCAACAAATGCGACCACTGCAACCATGTTTATTGACTTGCTGTTGTCTAATCAAGTAGATGAAAATATTCGAGAGCTGCTTCCAAAGTTTGGGTGA